GCCGGGCTTGACTCGGTGACTGCCGGAACTATCCACCTCGGCGACACCGAGCTGACCGCCCTGAACGACAAGGCTCTAACACACCTGCGCCGCGACCGGATCGGCTTCGTTTTTCAGGCGTTCAATCTGGTCCCCACACTCAGCGCCGAAGCCAACATCACCTTGCCCGTGGCACTAGCCGGGGGCACCGTGGACCGGGAGTGGTTCACGTTCATCACCAAGACCCTGGGCCTGGTCGACCGGCTGGCGCACAAGCCGCACGAACTCTCCGGCGGCCAGCAGCAGCGCGTCGCCGTGGCCCGGGCCCTGCTCACCCGCCCCGACGTCATCTTTGGCGATGAGCCCACCGGCAACCTGGATTCGCGTTCCGGCGCCGAGGTGCTGGGTATGTTGCGGCGATCCTCCCGCGAAATGGGCCAGAGCATCATCATGGTCACGCACGATCCCGTCGCCGCCTCCTACGCCGACCGCGTGGTGTTGATGAACGACGGCGAACTCGTGGGCCAGCTGGAGAATCCCACGGCCGAATCGGTGCTGGCGTCACTGGCGCAGCTGGGGGCGTAAGCCATGTTGCAAGTCGCCCTGAGTCAACTTCGCACGCATTCCCGGCGCTTCATCGCCATCACGCTCGCGGTGCTGCTGGCCGTCGCCTTCCTCTCCGCCACCCTCATGGTCAACGCCTCCACCAAGGCGTCGCTGAAGGCCTCCCTCGGCCAGTCCTACTCCTCCGCCGAGCTCGTCATCTCCCCCACCCAGGAGCAACCACTAACGACGACGGACGCTGCCTCCGTGGCCGCCTCACCTCTCGTCGCGGAGTCCTATGCGCAACGGACCCCGTACCTTCAAGCAGAGCTGGGCACAACCACCGTTGGCGCCACGTTCCGCAATATGCCGGCCAAACTTTCACTGGAACCGGTTGCTTTGACCTCGGGCGCGTGGCCGACCAATGACCAAGAAGTCACGATCGATACGACTGCGGCAGAACGAAATTCGCTGACCGTGGGCAGCAAGGTCACCTTGACCGGTGCGGCCACATCCACTGAAAGCACCCCGCTCTTGACCGCCACGGTCTCGGGCATCACGGCCGCATCAGCTAACCCCATTACCTCAGGGCTGGCCCAATTTGTGGGCACTGCTGCAGCCGTCGACAGGCTCACCTCACCGGATACCGTCTTCAACACCATCTCCGTGAACCTCAAGGATGGGGTCTCACTTGCCGACGCGAAGTTGGCACTTGCAACCGCAGTTGAGCAGCCCGTTGAAAATATCCTGACCGCTGATGAGAAGACCACCCAAACGGTCTCCACCATGACCGGCGGCCAGGACCAGCTGACCATTGTTTTGCTGGCCTTTGCCGGAGTTGCCCTGCTGGTTTCAGCCTTGGTTGTCTCCAACACCTTCTCCGTCCTGGTGGCACAGCGGACCCGTGAATTGGCGCTGCTGCGCTGCGTTGGTGCGAGCCGTGCACAAGTGCGCAATTCCGTGGTTCTTGAGGCGCTGATTGTAGGATTGATAGCCTCCGCGCTGGGCGTGCTCGCCGCAACCGGAGTCATGGCACTGGTTTTATCCCTGCTGAGCCATAACCCCGACTTTGCCTTCGCCACGTTGGCGGTGCCGCCGTCGGCCGTTATCGCCGGAATCCTGGTGGGCACCGTGCTCACTGTGTTGGCTGCGCTGGTGCCTGCCCGTGCGGCAACCAAGGTAGCGCCGCTGGCTGCACTGCGCCCGGCCGACGACGTCTCCGTCCACAATCCCGGTGGAAGGGTGCGCCTCACTGTTGGAGTGCTGCTGCTTCTGGCCGGCGGGGCGGGCCTGGCATACGGCGGAGTATCGGCGAATCTGATGCTGGCATTGCCCTCCGGCGCGGCGTCCTTTGTCGGTTTCCTCATGGCTGCAACGCTGTTCGTGCCGAAGCTGGTCTCCCTGGCCGGAACCCTGGCCGCACCCGCCGGAGTCCCCGGGAGGATGGCCGCGGCCAACGCCGTGCGCAATCCGCGCCGGACCACCGCGACGGCGTCCGCGCTGCTCATCGGCGTCACACTGGTGACCATGATGATGACCGGTGCCGCGACGGCCCGGCAGGCCTTCGACACCCAACTCGACAGCAGCTACCCCGTGGACATCACGGCGCAGACCTATCCTGGCGAGCCTGCCATTTCCTCTGCCCGTATTGCCGCGGCGGCCGCCCTGCCCGGGGTGGCACACATTGCCACGCTTGACTTGGTGGGCACCGTGACGGCCGGGGGTACGCAGCTTCCCGCGTACGGAATTTCCGACGCCGACGCTGCCGCGCTACTGGCGAACCGAGCCAACAGGCCCACGCGCACCTCGGCAATTCTTCCCAAAGGTTCCACAGCCACCTCGGCTACCCTGGAAGCAGGCACACAGACAACCAACCTCACGGCCACCAACGCCACGAACTACGGCATGACCGCCCTGGTCTCGCTGGATGCCTTCCCGCCGCTGGCTGCTGATGACCCGCTCCGGGAGCGGACAGTGGCGCCGTTGTGGATCTCCGTGGACCCTTCCTTGGACGCGAATGCGCTGATGGACCTGCGCACGTCGCTGGCCAGCACCTTGGGTGTTGATGAGTACCTCGTCTCCGGATCAGTCTTGGAGAAGGCAATGTTCAACCAGGTCATCGACATGCTGCTGCTGGTTGTCACCGGGCTGTTGGCAGTGGCCGTTTTCATTGCGTTGATCGGGGTGGCCAACACCTTGTCCTTGTCTGTGCTGGAGCGCACGCGCGAGAACTCGCTGCTGCGGGCCCTGGGCCTGACGCGTGGACAGCTGCGCGGCATGCTGGCCCTAGAGGCCCTGTTGATCGCCGGCGTTGCCGCTATCATCGGCTCCGTGCTGGGTACGCTCTACGGCTGGGCCGGGGCGCAATCGGCGCTGGGTACCTTTGCGGAGGTAACGGCCGTGATTCCTTGGGGCCAGATCATTGCCGTGGTGGCTGTCGCCGCCGTCGCCGGGCTGCTCGCCTCCGTGGTGCCGGCACGCCGGGCCGCCAGGCTCTCCCCCGTTGAAGGGCTCGCGATGGACTGACTTTTCGCGTTCTACCGGGATGGAGGCCGGCACCTGTTAGCAAAAATGATCCCGATCCCGCTTTCTGATCCCGGAATTTCTGGATCAGAAAGCGGGATCGGGATCATTTCCCATGAGGGCTCCCACGCGATTGCCCGTGGAGGACCCGACTGAGGGCGTTCCCGGACGCAACTGTCCGCCATAGCTTCCTCCACACCCCTCCGGCGGCGCTCCGTTCTCCACAGTTGCTGCCGGGCCACTTTCGGAGCCTCCCTTCCAGTGCCACGCTGATGCACATGGACAATCCACGCCTCATCCTCAGTTCCGATCTGGGCATCGCCGGCCAAGATCCTCGGACTCTGACCAAGCTCAGCCCGAAGGCACAATATGGACTGCATGCGGAGGCATTCCGCAGCCTTACGCCATCCGAGCTGGTATTCTCCTATGCCACGGCTGCGTTGTTATGGGGACAATGGATTGTGGGAACGCCCTCTGATTTGCATGTCAGGACGGAAGTAACAACGGGCGGACAGAGTCGCAACGGCGTACGGCGATGAATCGGGGCCAGCAGTGATGGCATTCTTCGATGCGGTTGGGGACACCGACTGCCCTCAAGGAAAACCACTGAGGAAAGAGGAACTCGTTGCCGCTGCACAACGGCTGCCCAGCCACGCCGCCAGGGCCCGAACACTTGCAGTCATCAAGTTTTCTTCTGCTAGGTCCGGTTCGGCTGGCGAGTAGCTCAGTCGGGCCAAGATGCACCAGCTTGGATTTCCCGCTCCCGTCCTTCAGAAGAAATTCACGCTGCGAAATGGCAGCGAAGCCTTCGTGGACTTCTGGTTTAAGGAACTCAACCTGGCCGGTGCATTCGATGGCAACGGCAAATATCTGCCTGCTGACTTCGGCGGCGGCCTGTCCATGACGGATCGGCTGTGGCGGGAGAAGCAACGCGAGGACTCCATCTGGCCCCAAGGCGTTCGATTTGTTCGATGGACCTGTCAGGAAGTCAACAACCGGACCCTTCTCGAACGGCTGCTTCGGCAAGCTGGACTGCGCCAGATCACCACTTGGCGGCAAAGCAGCGCGGCTACGCCTCTACGGGGGCCGGCTCCTCATACTTGGGGAAGATCGGCGCCGGGGCGGGTAGCACAGTACCGGGAACCAAAGGAGCCGCAATGGCAGCGAACTGGCGAACAGCGTCGTCCGGTGCAGTACCCTGGCCCAGAACAAAAAGCAGTTTCGCTGCGGCGTCGGGCATAACGGGCTGGATCAGGATCGAGACGATGCGCAGCACCTCCATGGTCACGTACAGCACGGTTTCCATGCGGGGCACGTCGGTCTTGCGCAGCACCCAGGGGGCCTGGTCGGCAAAGTAGGCATTGGTGTCACCAAGGACGTGCCAGATCTTCTCCAGCGAGCCGTGGAAGTCCTGCCCCTGGTAGGCGTGGCGCGAGTGCTCCAGCAAGGCGCGGGCCGCGGCCAGAATCTGCTCATCCGCGGAGGTGAACGCTCCCGGCGTCGGCACAACGCCGGAGCAGTTCTTGGCCACCATGGACAGCGAACGCTGGGCCAGGTTGCCCAGGTTGTTGGCCAAATCGGAGTTCATCCGGCTCACGACCGCGTCGTGGTTGTAGGAGCCGTCGGCGCCAAAGGGGACCTCGCGCAGCAAGAAGAAGCGGACCTGATCCAGACCGTACTGGGCCACCCAGTCGGCCGGGGCCACCACATTGCCCAGGGACTTGGACATCTTGACGCCGTTGTTGTGCAGGAAGCCGTGGATCATGACGCGCTTGGGCAGTTCCAGCCCGGCGGACATGAGGAACGCGGGCCAGTAGACGGCGTGGAAGCGGGAGATGTCCTTGCCGATGATGTGCACGTCGGCCGGCCAATACTTTTGGAACGCCTCGGATTCGGTGTCCGGGTAGCCCACAGCGGTCAGGTAGTTGGTCAGCGCGTCAACCCACACGTACATGACGTGTTTCTCGTTGCCGGGCACAGGAACGCCCCAGTCGAAGGTGGTGCGGCTGACCGAAAGGTCCTCCAGGCCGCCCTTGACGAAGCTGATGACCTCGTTGAAGCGGGTGCGCGGGGCCCCGAATTCGGGCTGATCGGCGTAGAGCGCCAGCAGTTTGTCCTGGTAGTTGGAGAGCCGGAAGAAGTAGCTTTCCTCCTCCGTCCAGGTCAGTAAAGTGTCGGTGACCTTGGAGTAGCGCTTGCCGTCCTCGCGCAGTTCGGTCTCATCCTCACCATAGTAGGCCTCGTCGCGGACCGAGTACCAGCCCTCGTACTTGCCCAGGTAAATATCCCCTGCCTCTTCCATCTTCTTCCAGAGGGCCGCAGAGGCGGCGTAGTGGTCGGCGTCCGTAGTGCGGATGAACCGGTCATAAGTGATGCCCAGAGCGGCGTGCGTCTCCTTGAAGATCGTGACGTTGCGGTCCACGAGCTCCTTGGGCGTGAGGCCTTCCTTTTCGGCCGTCTGCGCGATCTTCATGCCGTGCTCATCCGTGCCCGTCAGGAACATGACATCGAAGCCGTCCAGGCGCTTGAAGCGTGCCATGGCGTCGGTGGCAATGTACTCATAGGCGTGCCCAATGTGCGGGTCACCGTTGGGGTACGTGATGGCGGTGGTCAGGTAGTAAGGCGTCTTGGCCGATTCAGAAGATGTCACCCTACGAATTTACCGTGAACCGGGGCAAAACACCGCTTCGTAACAAGAACGACGACGACGGCCCCCACATTGAGCGGGCGAAGGGGCCGTCGTCGTCGTTCTTAGCTGGGAGGGTGTTAGTCCTCTAGGTCCACCTCGCGGGCCATGGTGGCACCGATTTCGGTCTTGATAGCATCGAGCACGTTCTGCGGCACGGAGCTGTCGACCGTAATAAGGGACAGCGCTTGGCCGCCTTCGGTGTTACGGGCAACCTGCATGCCGGCAATGTTGACGCCGTTCTCACCCAGAAGGCGACCCAAGGTGCCGACGACGCCGGGGCGGTCGGCGTAGGAGATCACCAGGAGGTGGTCGCTCATGGGAATTTCCAGTTCGTAGCCGTTGAGGGCAACGATCTTCTGGATCTGCTTCGGGCCCGTCAGTGTGCCGGAGACGGAGATCTGTGAATCATCCGAGAGTGCGCCGCGGATCGTGAGCACGTTGCGGTAGTCAGTGGACTCGAGCGTGGTGATCAAGTTGGTCTTGATGCCGCGCTGTTCGGCCAGAACCGGCGCGTTGACGTAGGAGACCTGCTCGGAGACGACGTCCTTGAAGACACCCTTCAGGGCGGAGAGTTCCAGCGCCTTGACGTCCAGTGCGGCGATTTCGCCGGCAACCTCAACATCGATCTGGGTGACGGAGGCGTGAGTCAGTGCGGTAAAGATGCGACCCAGCTTCTCAATTAGCGGGATGCCCGGGCGGACGTCGGCAGCGATGACGCCACCGGCCACGTTGACAGCATCGGGCACAAGCTCGCCGGCCAGGGCCAGGCGGACCGACTTGGCCACGGAGACGCCGGCCTTTTCCTGGGCCTCGTCCGTGGAGGCACCCAGGTGCGGGGTGGCAATGACGTTCTCCAGGGACAGGAAGTCCACATCAGTGGCGGGTTCTTTGACGAACACGTCGATGCCGGCACCAGCAATTTCGCCCTCGCGCAGGGCAATGTTCAGGGCTGCTTCATCGATCAAGCCGCCGCGGGCAACGTTGATAACGTAAGCGCTCTTCTTCATCTTTGCGAACGCTTTCGTGCCGATCATGCCCAGGGTTTCGGGCGTGCGCGGCATGTGGATCGTGATGAAGTCCGACTGTTCCAGCAGCTCATCGAGGGTGAGCAGCTGGACACCGAGGCTGGCGGCGCGGGCCGAGGTGACATAGGGGTCGTACGCGACGATCTCCATGCCGAAGGCCTTGGCGCGTTCGGTGATCAGGGCGCCAATGCGGCCCAGACCGATGATGCCGAGTTTCTTTTCCAGCAGTTCAGTGCCGGTGTACTTGGAGCGCTTCCACTCACCGTTCTTCAGCGCGGTGCTAGCGGCCGGGATGTGCCGGGCCAGGGACAGGATGTGCCCAATGGTGAGTTCGGCGGCGGAGACAATGTTCGACGTCGGCGCGTTGACCACCATGACCCCGGCCTGTGTTGCAGCCTTGATGTCCACGTTGTCCAGCCCCACACCGGCACGTGCAATGACCTTCAGTTTCTTGGCAGCAGCGATGGCTTCCGCGTCAACCAATGTTGCGGAGCGAACCAGGATCGCATCAACGTCCACAATAGCGGAAAGCAGCTGGGCACGGTCGGCACCGTCGGTGTGACGGATTTCAAAATCGGGGCCAAGAGCCTCGATCGTGGCGGGCGAAAGTTCCTCAGCGAGGAGTACTACGGGCTTGGTGGCGCTCACCTGGTGACCTCTTTAGCTTTCATTTATGTTCTGGTGGGGATTTTGGTGAATGGTTCTTGCGGCGCCCTTGCGACGACAAAAGCCGGTCTCCAGTTTATGGGAGACCGGCTTCGGTGCCGTAACAATCCGAGACGACGGCGACGCAAGCGACGCACGTCACACAACGGAGAAACGTTGGTCCCACGCTTGCCAGCGTCCCGAAAAAACCGCGTCGACGATTTCCCGGGACGGCAAGTACTGCTAGCGGGAGACGGAGCCCTCGGTGTAGTCGTCGCTGCTGCTGACCCAGGAGAAGAGCTTACGCAGCTCGCGGCCGGTCGCCTCGATCGGGTGCTCTTCACCCTTCTTGCGCAGCGCCAGGAACTCCGGAGCGCCGGCATCCTGGTCCTCAATGAAGCGCTTGGCGAAGGCACCGCTTTGGATGTCGGCGAGAACGGCCTTCATGTTCTCCTTCACCTCGGGGGTGATCACGCGCGGGCCGGAGACGTAGTCGCCGTACTCTGCGGTGTCGGAGACGCTCCAGCGCTGCTTGGCGATGCCGCCTTCCCACATGAGGTCCACAATGAGCTTGAGCTCGTGCAGCACCTCGAAGTAGGCGATTTCCGGCTTGTAGCCGGCTTCCGTCAGAACCTCGAAGCCGTACTGGACCAACTGTGAGGCGCCGCCGCAAAGGACAGCCTGCTCCCCGAACAGATCGGTTTCGGTCTCTTCGGTGAACGTGGTCTCGATGACGCCGGCGCGGGTGCCGCCGATGGCCTTCGCGTAGGACAGGGCCAGGGCCCTGGCGCCGCCGGTGAAGTCCTGCTCGACGGCGATCAGGTCCGGAATGCCGCGACCTGCCTCGAACTCGCGGCGCACGGTGTGTCCCGGCGCCTTCGGGGCGACCAGGGCAACGTCAACGTTGTCCGGCGCGGCGACGTAGCCGAAGCGGATGTTGAAGCCGTGGCCGAAGAACAGGGCGTCGCCGGACTTCAAGTTCGGTGCAATGTCGTCGGCGAAGACGAAGCGCTGGACCTGGTCCGGGGTCAGGATCATGATCAGGTCGGCTTCTGCCGTGGCCTCGGCAACGCTAAGGACGCGAAGGCCCTCAGCTTCTGCCTTGGCAATGGACTTGGATCCTGCCTTCAGGCCGACGCGGACGTCAACACCGGAATCGCGCAGGTTAAGTGCGTGTGCGTGGCCCTGGCTGCCGTAGCCGATAACGGCGACCTTGCGGCCCTGGATGATTGACAGGTCTGCATCGTCGTCGTAAAACATTTCGGTCACTGTGTAACTCCTTGTATGAATGGTGTAACTGCTAGTTTTTCAAATCAGTTTCTATGGGGCTTCAACGGCCCCGCAGTCGCTAGGAAGCGCGCAGTGCCCGGTCGCTCATGGAACGGGATCCCCGACCAATAGCCAAGGTGCCGGATTGCACGATCTCACGAATGCCGAAAGGCTCCAGCACATTAAGCAGTGCCGCGAGCTTGTCCGGGTGGCCGGTCGCTTCAATAATCAACGAGTCGGTGGACACGTCAACCACTGATGCACGGAAGAGATCTGCAGCTTGGGTGACTTGCAGTCTCGTGGCGGCATCCGCACGTACCTTGACCAGGATGTGGTCCCGTTGCACGGAATTCTCTGAAACAAGTTCAACAATCTTTATGACATTGACTAGTTTATTCAGCTGCTTGGTGACTTGTTCAATCAAGTCGCCCTTGGCGTCGACCACCACCGTCATCCGGGACACCCCGGGGACTTCGGTGGGGCCAACGGCCAAGGAGTTGATGTTGAAGGCGCGCCGGGCAAACATGCTCGCCACGCGGGTCAGGACACCTGGCTTGTCTTCAACCAGGACGGAAAGAGTATGTCGAGTCATTTCTAGTCCTCTTCTTCCCACACCGGGGTCATGTTCCTGGCAACTTGAATTTGGTCATTGCTGACTCCGGAGGGCACCATCGGCCACACCATGGAGTCCGGACTGACCACAAAGTCAATGACGACCGGCCGGTCGTTAATGGCCAGTGCGGCTTCGATGGTGGCGTCGATGTCCTCCACACGCTCACAGCGCAAGCCGACGCAACCGTAGGCGTCGGCGAGCTTGACGAAGTCAGGGATGTGAATGGTGTCGTGGCCGGTGTTCAAGTCCGTGTTGGAGTAGCGGCTTTCATAGAACAACGTCTGCCACTGGCGCACCATCCCCAGGGAAGAGTTGTTGATGATGGCAACCTTGATCGGAATGTTGTTGATCCGACAGGTGGCCAGTTCCTGGTTCGTCATTTGGAAGCAGCCGTCGCCGTCGATCGCCCAGACCACACGGTCCGGGTCGCCCACCTTGGCACCCATTGCCGCGGGCACCGAGTACCCCATGGTGCCGGCGCCGCCGGAGTTCACCCAGGAGTGGGGGCGCTCATACTTGATGAACTGTGCCGCCCACATCTGGTGCTGGCCAACGCCAGAGACATAAACACCCTCGGGGCCGGTCAGCTCGCCGATGCGGGAGATGACACGTTGCGGGGACATCAGACCGTCCTCGGGCTCGGTCCAGCCCAGCGGGTAGGTGTCGCGCAAGTTGCCCAAGAAGGTCCACCAGTCGCCCAAGTCGGGGTTGCCATTGGCCTCAAATTCGGCCTTGACTGCGGCCGCCAGGTCCGGGATGATCTCCTTCACGGAGCCCACGATCGGTACATCTGCGGTGCGGTTCTTAGAGATCTCCGCAGGGTCGATGTCGGCGTGGATGACCTTGGCGTACGGGGCAAAGCTGCTCAACACGCCGGTGACGCGGTCGTCAAAGCGGGCCCCCAAGGTGATGAGCAGGTCGGACTGCTGCAGTGCCGTCACGGCGGACACGGTGCCGTGCATTCCCGGCATACCCACGTGCAGGGGATGCGAATCAGGGAAGGCGCCGCGGGCCATCAACGTGGTGACAACCGGTGCGCCGGTCAGCTCGGCGAGCACCAACAGTTCCTTGGAGGCATGGGCCTTGATGACGCCGCCGCCAACATACAAAACCGGCTTTTTCGCTTCGCGGATCAGCCGTGCTGCCTCACGCAACTGCTTGGAGTGGCCGCGGAACACGGGACGGTAACCGGGCAGGTCAATGACCGGTGGCCAGGAGAACGTCATCTGGCTCTGCTGGGCGTCCTTGGCAATGTCGACCAGGAC
This region of Arthrobacter alpinus genomic DNA includes:
- the ilvN gene encoding acetolactate synthase small subunit — encoded protein: MTRHTLSVLVEDKPGVLTRVASMFARRAFNINSLAVGPTEVPGVSRMTVVVDAKGDLIEQVTKQLNKLVNVIKIVELVSENSVQRDHILVKVRADAATRLQVTQAADLFRASVVDVSTDSLIIEATGHPDKLAALLNVLEPFGIREIVQSGTLAIGRGSRSMSDRALRAS
- the serA gene encoding phosphoglycerate dehydrogenase, giving the protein MSATKPVVLLAEELSPATIEALGPDFEIRHTDGADRAQLLSAIVDVDAILVRSATLVDAEAIAAAKKLKVIARAGVGLDNVDIKAATQAGVMVVNAPTSNIVSAAELTIGHILSLARHIPAASTALKNGEWKRSKYTGTELLEKKLGIIGLGRIGALITERAKAFGMEIVAYDPYVTSARAASLGVQLLTLDELLEQSDFITIHMPRTPETLGMIGTKAFAKMKKSAYVINVARGGLIDEAALNIALREGEIAGAGIDVFVKEPATDVDFLSLENVIATPHLGASTDEAQEKAGVSVAKSVRLALAGELVPDAVNVAGGVIAADVRPGIPLIEKLGRIFTALTHASVTQIDVEVAGEIAALDVKALELSALKGVFKDVVSEQVSYVNAPVLAEQRGIKTNLITTLESTDYRNVLTIRGALSDDSQISVSGTLTGPKQIQKIVALNGYELEIPMSDHLLVISYADRPGVVGTLGRLLGENGVNIAGMQVARNTEGGQALSLITVDSSVPQNVLDAIKTEIGATMAREVDLED
- the ilvC gene encoding ketol-acid reductoisomerase, with the protein product MTEMFYDDDADLSIIQGRKVAVIGYGSQGHAHALNLRDSGVDVRVGLKAGSKSIAKAEAEGLRVLSVAEATAEADLIMILTPDQVQRFVFADDIAPNLKSGDALFFGHGFNIRFGYVAAPDNVDVALVAPKAPGHTVRREFEAGRGIPDLIAVEQDFTGGARALALSYAKAIGGTRAGVIETTFTEETETDLFGEQAVLCGGASQLVQYGFEVLTEAGYKPEIAYFEVLHELKLIVDLMWEGGIAKQRWSVSDTAEYGDYVSGPRVITPEVKENMKAVLADIQSGAFAKRFIEDQDAGAPEFLALRKKGEEHPIEATGRELRKLFSWVSSSDDYTEGSVSR
- a CDS encoding ABC transporter ATP-binding protein, with amino-acid sequence MTIITENSQRTIAVQARGLRKTYGRGETEVTALKGVDLNFPAGQFTAIMGPSGSGKSTLMHCLAGLDSVTAGTIHLGDTELTALNDKALTHLRRDRIGFVFQAFNLVPTLSAEANITLPVALAGGTVDREWFTFITKTLGLVDRLAHKPHELSGGQQQRVAVARALLTRPDVIFGDEPTGNLDSRSGAEVLGMLRRSSREMGQSIIMVTHDPVAASYADRVVLMNDGELVGQLENPTAESVLASLAQLGA
- a CDS encoding acetolactate synthase large subunit, producing the protein MSKGSPASPALMASKPHGHGGNPGGSSGTLSTTNPASAVVGPNNVVAPIRMLGSEAIVRSLEELGVKDIFGLPGGTILPTYDPLMASSLNHVLVRHEQGAGHAAEGYAMVTGQVGVCIATSGPGATNLVTPIMDAHMDSVPLVAITGQVSSHVIGTDAFQEADIVGITMPITKHSYLVTNPEDIPRILAEAFHLASTGRPGPVLVDIAKDAQQSQMTFSWPPVIDLPGYRPVFRGHSKQLREAARLIREAKKPVLYVGGGVIKAHASKELLVLAELTGAPVVTTLMARGAFPDSHPLHVGMPGMHGTVSAVTALQQSDLLITLGARFDDRVTGVLSSFAPYAKVIHADIDPAEISKNRTADVPIVGSVKEIIPDLAAAVKAEFEANGNPDLGDWWTFLGNLRDTYPLGWTEPEDGLMSPQRVISRIGELTGPEGVYVSGVGQHQMWAAQFIKYERPHSWVNSGGAGTMGYSVPAAMGAKVGDPDRVVWAIDGDGCFQMTNQELATCRINNIPIKVAIINNSSLGMVRQWQTLFYESRYSNTDLNTGHDTIHIPDFVKLADAYGCVGLRCERVEDIDATIEAALAINDRPVVIDFVVSPDSMVWPMVPSGVSNDQIQVARNMTPVWEEED
- a CDS encoding ABC transporter permease encodes the protein MLQVALSQLRTHSRRFIAITLAVLLAVAFLSATLMVNASTKASLKASLGQSYSSAELVISPTQEQPLTTTDAASVAASPLVAESYAQRTPYLQAELGTTTVGATFRNMPAKLSLEPVALTSGAWPTNDQEVTIDTTAAERNSLTVGSKVTLTGAATSTESTPLLTATVSGITAASANPITSGLAQFVGTAAAVDRLTSPDTVFNTISVNLKDGVSLADAKLALATAVEQPVENILTADEKTTQTVSTMTGGQDQLTIVLLAFAGVALLVSALVVSNTFSVLVAQRTRELALLRCVGASRAQVRNSVVLEALIVGLIASALGVLAATGVMALVLSLLSHNPDFAFATLAVPPSAVIAGILVGTVLTVLAALVPARAATKVAPLAALRPADDVSVHNPGGRVRLTVGVLLLLAGGAGLAYGGVSANLMLALPSGAASFVGFLMAATLFVPKLVSLAGTLAAPAGVPGRMAAANAVRNPRRTTATASALLIGVTLVTMMMTGAATARQAFDTQLDSSYPVDITAQTYPGEPAISSARIAAAAALPGVAHIATLDLVGTVTAGGTQLPAYGISDADAAALLANRANRPTRTSAILPKGSTATSATLEAGTQTTNLTATNATNYGMTALVSLDAFPPLAADDPLRERTVAPLWISVDPSLDANALMDLRTSLASTLGVDEYLVSGSVLEKAMFNQVIDMLLLVVTGLLAVAVFIALIGVANTLSLSVLERTRENSLLRALGLTRGQLRGMLALEALLIAGVAAIIGSVLGTLYGWAGAQSALGTFAEVTAVIPWGQIIAVVAVAAVAGLLASVVPARRAARLSPVEGLAMD
- the metG gene encoding methionine--tRNA ligase, encoding MTSSESAKTPYYLTTAITYPNGDPHIGHAYEYIATDAMARFKRLDGFDVMFLTGTDEHGMKIAQTAEKEGLTPKELVDRNVTIFKETHAALGITYDRFIRTTDADHYAASAALWKKMEEAGDIYLGKYEGWYSVRDEAYYGEDETELREDGKRYSKVTDTLLTWTEEESYFFRLSNYQDKLLALYADQPEFGAPRTRFNEVISFVKGGLEDLSVSRTTFDWGVPVPGNEKHVMYVWVDALTNYLTAVGYPDTESEAFQKYWPADVHIIGKDISRFHAVYWPAFLMSAGLELPKRVMIHGFLHNNGVKMSKSLGNVVAPADWVAQYGLDQVRFFLLREVPFGADGSYNHDAVVSRMNSDLANNLGNLAQRSLSMVAKNCSGVVPTPGAFTSADEQILAAARALLEHSRHAYQGQDFHGSLEKIWHVLGDTNAYFADQAPWVLRKTDVPRMETVLYVTMEVLRIVSILIQPVMPDAAAKLLFVLGQGTAPDDAVRQFAAIAAPLVPGTVLPAPAPIFPKYEEPAPVEA